One genomic window of Coregonus clupeaformis isolate EN_2021a chromosome 12, ASM2061545v1, whole genome shotgun sequence includes the following:
- the LOC121578528 gene encoding vasopressin V2 receptor-like yields the protein MHPFNGSLGNFSLMDVEDTPRDENLAKVEIALLSVIFVSAAILNTWNLLVLWKRRKQVSRMRVFVFNLCIADLVVAFFQVCPQLMWDIMDRFIGPDLVCRLVKYLQVVGMFASTYMIVVMTIDRYQAICNPMVKFQRRHVRWNIPVCLAWTISLVGGLPQIFIFSRVQVAPGVFDCWADFIQPWGLKTYITWTTLVIFVLPILTVVVCQVRICRVTQVNFYLKTHQEGGSGVAFPLPSRTSSVAGMSKARIKTVKMTVVIVLAYIICWAPFFMVQLWSVWDTDAPTETATFTILMLLASLNSCTNPCIYLFFSRQLPKKHSFRSAQSKLFAALAPQCPSEGKDSINDEATVVSSLYMSFKSISDSKWSARFSYPPGVWGSK from the exons ATGCACCCGTTTAACGGAAGTCTCGGTAACTTCAGTCTGATGGATGTTGAGGACACGCCCAGAGATGAGAACCTGGCCAAAGTAGAGATCGCGCTGCTCAGCGTTATCTTCGTCAGCGCGGCTATCCTGAATACCTGGAATTTACTGGTTCTGTGGAAGCGGCGCAAACAGGTCTCCAGGATGCGTGTCTTCGTGTTCAATCTGTGCATCGCAGACCTTGTGGTGGCGTTTTTCCAGGTTTGCCCGCAGCTCATGTGGGACATTATGGACAGGTTCATCGGACCAGACCTGGTGTGCCGCTTGGTGAAGTATCTGCAGGTAGTGGGCATGTTTGCGTCCACCTACATGATCGTGGTGATGACCATTGACCGCTACCAGGCTATATGCAACCCCATGGTCAAGTTTCAGAGGAGGCACGTGCGCTGGAACATCCCAGTGTGCCTCGCCTGGACGATCTCCCTCGTGGGCGGCCTGCCTCAGATCTTCATCTTCTCGAGGGTCCAGGTGGCGCCCGGGGTGTTCGACTGCTGGGCGGACTTTATCCAGCCCTGGGGCCTGAAGACCTACATCACCTGGACCACGCTGGTCatctttgtcttgcccattttgACCGTGGTGGTGTGCCAGGTGCGAATCTGTCGAGTCACTCAGGTCAACTTTTACCTAAAGACGCATCAGGAGGGGGGCAGCGGGGTGGCCTTTCCACTGCCCTCCAGAACCAGCAGCGTGGCCGGGATGTCCAAAGCACGAATCAAGACCGTGAAGATGACGGTGGTTATTGTGCTCGCCTACATCATCTGCTGGGCTCCGTTCTTCATGGTCCAGCTTTGGTCTGTTTGGGACACGGACGCGCCGACGGAAA CGGCGACGTTCACCATACTGATGCTATTGGCGAGTCTCAACAGCTGCACAAACCCCTGCATCTACCTGTTCTTCAGCCGCCAGCTGCCCAAGAAGCATagtttccgctcagcccagtcaaaactgttcgctgctctggcaccccaatg TCCGTCCGAAGGGAAAGACTCCATTAATGATGAGGCAACAGTGGTCAGCTCGCTCTACATGAGCTTCAAAAGCATTTCAGACTCCAAATGGAGCGCACGGTTTTCATATCCCCCGGGTGTGTGGGGAAGCAAGTGA